The window GTAAAAGTTCCTTCCCGCACATCGTTCGTTGAGTTTTTATCCAAAACCGCTGTGGTTGAGCATCGCACCGTCCATTGCCCCGCCCCATTCACCACAAAATCAGAAAAAACAAGGGTGGTCTCAGCACCGGGTGCTAAATTAGCAACATCCAGCGACTCCGAATAAACCCTGTTGCCTGCCGGATTGATAAGGAAGCAAAACAACCGAAAGTCAACATTGTTAAATGCGCCGAAATTGCGGCAAACCACCCGGGGCGTAACAGCGGTTCCGGGTATTATCAATCCCGAAGGTGACAAAATTGAAGACACCCCGGCATCAACCAGTTCACCTCTAATGTAATAAACATCGTTGTCACCATCGGAATTGTCATACCAGACGATGTGCAGGTCGTCGAACTCGCCCGCCCATAAAGCCGGGTAATAAAGACCGGTCTGTGCCCGATTGGTCAACTGCATCACCTCTCCCCAGCTGCCCGCCTGTTTCTGCCGGTAGAGGATTTCGAAACGGGTAGGCGAAATCTCGGTATAACCCCGCCAGACAACATTCACTATCCCATCAACCTCGGCAACAACCGGGTCGTATTGATTGCCATTGTTATAGGTACTGACCGTTTCCGTGGTCCCCCAACCGGACCCGGTTTTTGCTCGATAAAAAATCCGGTCGTTGGAAGAACTCGGAACATCTCCATTCCAGACCACATGAACCGTAGAACCGTCTTCACTCACCGCAACCGCACACGCAAACATATCAGCATTTGCGTTAACATCTGACACCTGCTCAATATCCCGCCACACGCCGCTACCGCTGCGCCCACGATAAAAGACCTGGTAGTAACCAGCCACCCTTTTCCGCCAGACAACATAAACACTGTCCGCCTGGTCAACCGCTACTGATGCCTGGATGTTTGAATCGCTCGGAAAGTTATCAACAATCGAAACAGAACTCCACCCTGTACCCGGGGTGTACTCCATATGTTTGATTCTGAAAAAGGTCGGGTTCGACGCATCCCTTCCATACCAGACAATATGGACATTATTTCCTCCAGGCCGACAGGCAATTGACGGGTAGTAGTTGAGATAATTGCCTCCGGGATTGTAAAGATAAACCGAATCTCCCCAGGTGCCGGTGGCGACATTCCATCTTTTATACCATATCCCGTAGTTCGGCGATGTTGATTGATACCAAGTAATGTGAACATTCCCTGAATCGTCACAGGCAACAGCCGGACGATAAGCCGCAACCGATTGATTGGTCACCTGGGTAATTGGACCCCAGGTACCAGTCGCTCTTGACCACTTCCGATAAAAAACCTGATTGGTGCCGGTTCGGTTGTCATACCACACAACATGAACATTACCACCCGTATCGGTTGCCACAGTATGCTGATAACCATAACCCATATATTGAGTTGTTGCGTCATCGGAAATATTAACCGGGCCCGACCAGCCATCAGTGCCCGCAACAGGAATTCCATTGCTGCTGAAAACCATTGTGATTAAACTCAGCAGCGTGATAACTATACCGCTCATTTTAACCTCCTTACTTTTGGCTGTTTGCAACCCTTAATTTACGGCAATTAAACTGTTAACCGGAAGAAACAGGATGTAACCCGCCGGTTAAATATACGCCAGTTTCTTTTGAATGTCAACTAAATTTTGTATTAAGAATCGTCAAAAAGTCTGTTATTCCCCAAAAAAGTTATGCCCGCACACAGCGACAACTCCAGTTTCCATTACCATCCCTGAAACTACTCCGGGGTTGGGTAGGGAAAACAAGGCTCAAACTTATTAACCTGTTGAAAACAAACGCATTATGTAAAACCGCCCTACCGCTGAAAGTATACTTAAAAGTATACTTAACTCTAAATTATCCGCTACCGGCACAGTAAGTTATGGCTCATTACCCTCTGACTATGAGATTCAGGTTTGCGCTCAATGTTGCCAGTTCGAAACCAGAAACAGTGCCGAACCTTTTTATCCCCCAACACCCTGTTACCCCAAAACATCTTTTCCTTGACAATCTGTCCTATATGATAGAAAATCTACTGGTGTCAAAATTCTATTTGCAGGTTTACGGCTGTCAGATGAATCAATACGAAGCCGAATTGGTGCGCCACATACTTAATCAATCGGGATTTAGTGAAACTGATAACGCAGAGGACGCCGATGTCTTCTTAATGGTCACCTGCTCGGTACGCGACCACGCCGAACAAAGAGCCCTGGGCAGACTGGCAACATTTAAATCCTACAAAAACCGCTCGTCGGAAAAAATCGTCGGCGTTCTCGGTTGTGCTGCCCAGCGCCTAAACGAAAAACTAATCACCGACTACGGAGCGGATATCGTTGTTGGACCTGACGGTTACCGACACCTTCCCGAACTTATCAACCGCCGAAGAAACGGTGCCCCGCCCCAGTTGTTTGTGCCGATTAACGACGAGTGCTATCCGGACATTCACCCCCAAATCCGAAATGCCGTTACCGCAAATGTAACAATAATGCGCGGTTGTAACAACTTTTGTTCATACTGCATCGTCCCTTATGTAAAAGGTCCGGAACGTTCCCGACCGGTGGAAAGCATCGTAAATGAAGTCGAGCAGCTGGTACGCGCCGGAGTAAAAGAGGTAACGCTTTTGGGCCAGAATGTCCTTGCCTATCAGGACCGGGAAACAAGTTTCACCGAACTGCTGGCAACCGTTTGCACTATTGACGGTATCGAACGGGTTCGTTTTCTTACATCTCATCCCCGTGATTTGACGGAAAAAATAATCGACCGGATTGCCCGTTTACCGAAAGTTTGCCCGCAGTTCCACCTCCCATTACAGTCGGGTTCCAATCGTATCCTGCAGCTTATGAACCGGGGCTACACCCGCGAGGAGTACATGGAGAAAGTGCAGCTGTTAAGAGATAAAATACCCGAAGTGTCAATTACCACCGACATCATTGTGGGATTTCCCACCGAGGATGAAGATGATTTTGCTGCCACACTGGAAACTGTCCGGGCGGTCAAATTTGACTTTGCCTATATGTTCAAATATTCACCCCGGCCCGGAACGCGCGCCGCCGCAATCCAGCCTGCGGTGCCGGAAGCCATAGCCCGGCGTCGCCTTACCGAACTGATTAAATTGCAAAACCAGATTACCCGGAATGCCAATCAGGCGCTGGTCGGAAAAACCTGCGAACTGCTGATTGAAGGACCGAGTCCGCGTGGCCAGGGTAGCCTGGGCAGAACCCGCCAAGGAAAGGTTGTCATCCTTGACGAGGAAATTCCGCCGGGTACTCTTGTCTCAACTATGGTCAAAGCGGTTCGAGGTTGGACGCCAATCGGTCAGGTGCGCAATACAATACAAGCCCTTGTCACAGGAGGTTGTTAAATGCTTACATTTAGAGTAATTCTTATCTTACTTGCCTTTGTCATCCTTTTTATCCTGGGCTGGCAGAATCAAACCACGGCAACCGTTCAAGTGTTCTGGCGCACCTTTTACAATGTCCCCCTTGCCTTTGTAATGCTTTACTCTTTTGCCTTTGGTGCCCTGTGCGTCGGCATATTTACGATTGTTTCCGAAATCAGGTTGCGTACCCGACTCCACCGGCAGCGCCAGGAGATTGAAGCCTTAACCGAAGAACTTCGTGCCCTGCGCAATGCACCACTGAGCATAATTCCTTCACCCCAAGAACCGGCACCGAGCGAAATTCCCATCGACGACAACAGCCCAAAAGGAGCATAGCATTATGTATCCACTGTTAATTGTCATTCTCGCCCTTTTAGTTGTCGCCCTGTATCCGGTCATCCGCGACTTCTTCCGTCAGCGCCGGGCAACGATTCCCGCCTATGTTGAAGGTCTCAAACTACTCCTCGATGGCAATGTTGATGAAGCGGCAAAAAAGTTAAAACAGGCGGTAGAACAGGACACCAGCAATGTTGACGCCTATATCCGGCTCGGCACGCTATTTCTCGAACAGGGTGACTTTGAAAGAGCGCTGCGCATCCACGAAAACCTTGCCCTGCGGCGCAATTTAAAACCAGAAGAAGAAAAAGCGATTTATCGGGCGCTGGTTCAAGACTACATAAAGACGGGCCGAAAGGTGAAGGCGATACCGTTACTTGAAGAGTTGATTCGGGCGGACCGCAAGGACCTTGCCAGCCGGGAGACCCTTCTCGAACTGTACATCGAAAACAACTCCTGGGATAAGTGTGAAGAGATTCTCAAAGAGTTACAGGCGGGAGACCCGAACCGTGCCAGCCGATTTTACGCCCTCTACGGCTATGTCTATGGCAAAGTTAACTATAAATCAGGTGTAAAATGGTTG is drawn from candidate division WOR-3 bacterium and contains these coding sequences:
- a CDS encoding tetratricopeptide repeat protein; the encoded protein is MYPLLIVILALLVVALYPVIRDFFRQRRATIPAYVEGLKLLLDGNVDEAAKKLKQAVEQDTSNVDAYIRLGTLFLEQGDFERALRIHENLALRRNLKPEEEKAIYRALVQDYIKTGRKVKAIPLLEELIRADRKDLASRETLLELYIENNSWDKCEEILKELQAGDPNRASRFYALYGYVYGKVNYKSGVKWLHDALKLNPNSLLARILLGDLLLSQGEVDEAIRVWKEVIEVAPEKNYLVRERLERAYFESGHYEEVTNLYRRLLFRVPQDTGLVLALAEIYAKMENLKEARNILEKATKNGDAATRIFLAQILLREGETARALTVLNEAMSKLAANTRHCKKCNALLRQSEIRCHQCGTWQDDVT
- a CDS encoding LapA family protein, whose amino-acid sequence is MLTFRVILILLAFVILFILGWQNQTTATVQVFWRTFYNVPLAFVMLYSFAFGALCVGIFTIVSEIRLRTRLHRQRQEIEALTEELRALRNAPLSIIPSPQEPAPSEIPIDDNSPKGA
- the miaB gene encoding tRNA (N6-isopentenyl adenosine(37)-C2)-methylthiotransferase MiaB, whose product is MSKFYLQVYGCQMNQYEAELVRHILNQSGFSETDNAEDADVFLMVTCSVRDHAEQRALGRLATFKSYKNRSSEKIVGVLGCAAQRLNEKLITDYGADIVVGPDGYRHLPELINRRRNGAPPQLFVPINDECYPDIHPQIRNAVTANVTIMRGCNNFCSYCIVPYVKGPERSRPVESIVNEVEQLVRAGVKEVTLLGQNVLAYQDRETSFTELLATVCTIDGIERVRFLTSHPRDLTEKIIDRIARLPKVCPQFHLPLQSGSNRILQLMNRGYTREEYMEKVQLLRDKIPEVSITTDIIVGFPTEDEDDFAATLETVRAVKFDFAYMFKYSPRPGTRAAAIQPAVPEAIARRRLTELIKLQNQITRNANQALVGKTCELLIEGPSPRGQGSLGRTRQGKVVILDEEIPPGTLVSTMVKAVRGWTPIGQVRNTIQALVTGGC